In Candidatus Didemnitutus sp., a genomic segment contains:
- a CDS encoding beta-galactosidase: MKIRLRLVVTIAAVVTGLLPLGLRAAVGQGTKLYHGAAYYPELWPEAEVPRDIAEMKKLGINVVRVGEFAWARMEPDEGKVDFSFFQRVFDQLHAAGIDVVLCTPTATPPVWLSHGHPERAFVDGEGRVMIHGARQHMSYENPEVRAACLRIVAAEAAALGRHPAVIAWQIDNELKCHVGEDFNPSAIANWQRWLEKRYGTIDALNAAWGTEIWSQRYQRFDQVPAPLRTPFLHNASLSTAYRMFNRERTADFVAEQCAEIRKHSAAPITHNTMRWFSVGLESLHAPLDFAAFDDYPSSKDWRNLIVHYDLFRAAKPGRAFWVMETSATHNGWLSNHEPAHPPGFLVAEAVADYALGGEAFCYWLWRQQRTGCELPHSALLSAWGKPTLGYAQVERVEAARRQLEPLIAASQPLPVEAAVTWSDLARAMWQTEPLGSSRAHTVDYQKAIGEWHSLLLDAGVPRDIRFEGASLDGLKLLVTPMVPHLSAELLAKAEKFVRDGGVWICGPLSGGRTAEHTVPTDAALGALEKLAGVEVVYSFPVNGIDAKAESEGVTASLAGWCNALRPAAPETKILGTLLTDRVEPGLAFATERPLGKGAIIVLAAQPQGDAGQALLARLVAHAAARADVRQRYTATPGTIVCPRRTTDGHTLWIAVNMDGAGGEVQLPAAATDAVSGAALAAGALKLGRYEWRAVRF, from the coding sequence ATGAAAATCCGCCTTCGTCTCGTTGTTACCATTGCCGCGGTCGTGACTGGTTTGCTGCCGCTGGGTTTGCGCGCGGCAGTCGGGCAGGGGACGAAACTCTACCACGGCGCCGCGTATTATCCGGAGTTGTGGCCCGAGGCGGAAGTGCCGCGCGACATCGCCGAGATGAAGAAACTCGGCATCAACGTCGTGCGCGTCGGCGAATTCGCCTGGGCGCGCATGGAGCCGGACGAGGGCAAGGTGGATTTCAGTTTTTTCCAGCGCGTGTTCGACCAACTGCACGCGGCGGGCATCGATGTCGTGCTCTGCACTCCCACGGCGACGCCGCCGGTCTGGCTGAGCCACGGCCACCCGGAGCGCGCGTTCGTCGACGGCGAGGGCCGCGTGATGATCCACGGCGCGCGGCAGCACATGTCGTATGAAAACCCCGAGGTCCGCGCGGCGTGTCTGCGCATCGTTGCGGCCGAGGCGGCGGCGCTCGGGCGGCACCCGGCCGTCATCGCGTGGCAAATCGACAACGAGCTGAAGTGCCACGTCGGCGAGGATTTCAACCCGTCCGCCATCGCGAACTGGCAGCGCTGGCTGGAAAAACGTTACGGCACCATCGACGCGCTCAACGCCGCGTGGGGCACGGAGATTTGGAGCCAGCGTTATCAGCGCTTCGATCAGGTGCCCGCGCCGCTGCGCACGCCATTCCTCCACAACGCCTCGCTCAGCACGGCTTACCGGATGTTCAATCGTGAGCGCACGGCGGATTTCGTCGCCGAGCAATGCGCGGAAATCCGCAAACATTCCGCCGCCCCGATTACGCACAACACGATGCGCTGGTTCAGTGTCGGGCTCGAGAGCCTGCACGCGCCGTTGGATTTCGCGGCGTTCGATGATTATCCGTCGAGCAAGGACTGGCGGAATCTCATCGTGCACTACGATCTCTTTCGCGCGGCGAAACCCGGCAGGGCGTTCTGGGTGATGGAAACCAGCGCCACGCACAATGGCTGGCTGAGCAACCACGAGCCGGCGCACCCGCCGGGCTTCCTCGTGGCGGAGGCGGTCGCCGACTACGCGCTCGGCGGGGAGGCGTTCTGCTACTGGCTCTGGCGCCAGCAACGCACCGGGTGCGAACTCCCGCACAGCGCGCTGCTCAGCGCCTGGGGCAAGCCCACGCTCGGCTACGCGCAGGTGGAGCGCGTCGAGGCCGCGCGCCGGCAACTCGAGCCGCTCATCGCGGCGAGCCAGCCGCTGCCGGTCGAGGCCGCGGTGACGTGGTCCGATCTCGCTCGCGCCATGTGGCAGACCGAGCCGCTCGGTTCGAGTCGCGCGCACACGGTCGATTATCAGAAGGCGATCGGCGAATGGCACTCACTGCTGCTCGATGCGGGCGTGCCGCGCGACATCCGCTTCGAGGGCGCCTCGCTCGACGGCTTGAAACTGCTCGTCACCCCGATGGTGCCGCACCTCAGCGCCGAGTTGCTGGCCAAAGCGGAGAAGTTCGTCCGCGACGGCGGCGTGTGGATTTGCGGCCCGCTCTCCGGCGGACGCACCGCCGAGCACACCGTGCCGACCGACGCCGCGCTCGGCGCGCTCGAAAAGCTCGCGGGGGTGGAGGTCGTGTATTCGTTTCCCGTGAACGGCATCGATGCCAAGGCCGAGAGCGAAGGCGTAACCGCGTCACTTGCCGGTTGGTGCAACGCCCTTCGTCCCGCCGCGCCGGAGACGAAGATCCTCGGCACGCTGCTCACCGATCGCGTGGAGCCGGGTCTCGCGTTCGCCACGGAACGTCCCCTCGGCAAGGGCGCGATCATCGTGCTCGCGGCGCAGCCGCAGGGCGACGCCGGCCAGGCGCTGCTCGCGCGCCTCGTCGCGCACGCCGCGGCGCGCGCGGACGTCCGCCAGCGCTACACGGCCACGCCTGGCACGATTGTGTGTCCGCGCCGCACGACGGACGGGCACACGCTGTGGATCGCCGTGAACATGGATGGCGCGGGCGGCGAAGTGCAGTTGCCCGCCGCCGCGACCGACGCCGTCAGCGGCGCCGCGCTCGCCGCCGGCGCGCTGAAGCTCGGCCGCTACGAGTGGCGCGCGGTGCGGTTCTGA